aagtttcatcTTCATCAGCAACCTCTATctttttcatcttctttttatCCCTTTTCTTCTTGATTGGCATGATCACACTAGCCtcgtcatcaccatcatcatctgacgatataataatgttttctaaTGACACCTCTTCCATAGAAGCCATCGTTCTCCCTACAAGTCTAGAACTTCTGCGATTTCCTATCGAGTCTTCAGAGGAATTAGAGTCTGATCTTTCTTTGGCATGCTTGCTTCTCTTCTTCTTGAGGACTTTGGGCTTCTTCGGTACCAGTGTATCTGAGATGGTCATCACCTTGAACTTTTTAGGCCCCTTTTTGGCTCTCTGAAGAATGGCCTGGGCTGCAGTCTGTAAAGTTAACCAGGTCATACATATACAATCAAAGAAACGTTAAACCTAGGCAATACATTAAGCAGGAGTAACCCAGGTTACATAACAATTTCGCTTAATTTATACCCAAAGATTGATTTTTGTGGTAAATTTGAGTCTCCCGATACAAAAGGAAATCACAAGGTTGAATCTGGTAAACACATGCAGAGCTTCTAATGTTCAAGTGACTTCGTCTGTAACTAACCTTGTGTTTCTTCAGCTGTTTCCTCAGAGCCTCCCTGTCCTCACTGCTACTACTTTTAGGACACCTACCAACAACAACCAGATATTTGTGTTCCTGCATAATATCTACATTGCTTTTACTACaaatattataagaaataatttcgaagaaaaacacaatttatactTTTCATTCTCTATGTTAAGTTCAAATacaccatttaatattttcaattcaatGTTAAGTTATGATACTGATTGTACCGTTTTAGTTTGATCTTGATGGGTGTTTTTCTGTCCGCGTCCATCTGGAATGCCTCAACCTTGTACCTCTTCCTCAGACTTTTCCGTCGCTCCTCTCCCTCTGTTGACTGCTCCTCCTCCCGGTCTACTTCGCTCACCTTCCTTTTACTCCCCTTTCTTCGCTTCTCCTTGGGTGTTTCAAATACATCACTCTCTGTTACATTTGTGTCAACCTGCTCATTTTTAACAGCTGGCTCCTCATGATTTTCTTGAGGTTTGATCTTGCTGTCTTTCTTCTTCCTGCCTTTTTTCTTAGGTTTTTCTTCATCTAGTTTGACttcttgtattttgtttgttggTTCAGGTTTTTGAACTACTGATTTAGAAACAGCAAGACTAAGGCCCTCTTTTCCAAATCTTAATCTAGCCTGTGTTTTCTTGCTTTCTGTGACTTCTATAATATGAGCATTTGTTGGCTTTACTTCTGTAGTTTCTGTCATACTTATATCTACCATCTTGCTTTTATCCTTAACCTTGTGCTGACTGTCTCCATCACAGTTTATTTCTCTTTTATCAAATTCaccatttaattttgtttccaaTTTGTCTTTACTTTTTTTAGATTGTTCTAGTTTGTCAATTTTGTCTTTCACCACCTTGCTgccttttttctttgttctattTGGGGTGGAGGTCATTAAGGAGAAAAAGCCTTTGAAGTCCTCAGCTTTGGctatattttcagtttttacaCAATTAGCATCTCCCTCAGGTCTTAAAGGGCTAGTGCTTTCAACAATGGCTATTTTGTCTGTGTTACCACAATCATCAACATCCATTCCATTATCCTCATTTAAGTTgccattgttttcaagtttctCTAAGTATTCAGTGTATGACATTTCATTTGGATGACTTTCTTCATTCTCATACTTATCTTTTGTTTCAGTCATTTCCTCTTCTACTGTTGCTGACTTGCAATTAGTTTCATAAGCTGTTGATTTATTAATATCATCTGTATCCTTATCTTCAATACTTGTTAAATCTTTGCCTTTACTTGCTGATTTTTTAGTCGACTTGTCTTTGCTGTGTTTATGAACTTTATTCTTATTGCTAAGTTTGTGTTTGTGTAACTTCCTTGTCTTTGAAGAAATTTCTTCATTATTTGCATCTTTTGTTGTAGTCGTATGTAATTTTTCACTTGTTTTATTACACTCACTCTTCTGTTCTGGATCTTGAGCAGGCTCGATATCATCATTACCTTCCTTTGGACTTGTTCCATCTACATAATCAGTACAACTTATTTCATGAGTTTCACTAACTGCATCAAACGCAGATTTGGACttgtgtttatgtttctttttgtgtttatgtttctttttggacattttttcaGCATCACTTTGTATCTCTTTCAACAAGTTCATCATGTCTTCAACCTTTAAATTATTCTTCTTTAAACCCATCTTTTCATCTGTATCTTTTGCAAAACATTTCTTCATGTCACTCTCTGCTTTGTGTCTATTGACTTCAGAATGTTTAGCTGCTCTTCCTGTGGTGCAATCATTTTCCAATGGTTCATCTTTAACACTTCcacttttctttcttttctttttacttttatgcTGACTTACCATGTTATCTGTAACTTCAGCTGGCACACAAACCAGCTCATCAGTTATGTTTACCAATTCTACCCTGGACTCATTAACATTATCAGCATCATGTATGGCTGGAGTGCTACAACTGGAGTCAGACAGCAGTATGATAGAGTCATCCTTTATAGACTCTTCTTTTTCgttctttttacttttattcTTCTTATTTTTCTTGGAAACTTTTTCAGTTTCTCCCTctaatattttgttcttatgtTTATCTTTAGGCTTTCTACCAGCTTTTTCCTTTACCAATCCATCAGTATCACCAGTTCCTAACAAATGCTGATTTTCTTTATCAACAACAGGAGCCCCATTGTCTTCTACAGACTGATTGACCTCAATTTCTTCCTCTTCAACGCCATCACTTGGTTTGTCAGGCATACTCTTGCTGAAGAACTGGAACAAGCTCTTCTGCTTATGGCCAATATTTTTATCTGGAGTTTTAAAGAAGTCTGAAATTTTCCTTGCTTTACTTCCATCATCCTCTGCCGTCTTCTTTTTAGCTTTAGGTGTGGTCTGAAATGCATGGATAAAATAGCAGTCAACTGTTCTTATCTAAAAAGgaggttaatgtttaaactgtttcgTAATATGAATCTAAATGCTGAAAAGTTGTATAGAACcttttattcagattttttgtttatcagaaagaaaaaagtaaaagaacACTGATCAGTTAAaatttagataacaaattaaaaacatgctAAATGACAGAATACCAAGGTATTTTCACAGGTCATGAAGTGCatgtttttctaaaattatgCAGTCTCAGCCTtgcaacatttatatatttcatttctgtgttataactttaagTAAACTGTTACTACACGTGTACCATGACTATGAAAGGCAACATATAAGTGTTATAACAGAAGACtactattataataataataatattagcTGAACACTAATGCTATTCGTACTAACCTTTGTATTTTCAGCAGTCTCCATTCTCTTAACATCTGTcctgaaaaacataaaataacctgtacatgtattttacacagaacatattttttattactagTTACTCACATGTGACTGTTCAATTACAAGTACAAACAATGTCAATTTGTTAACCAGTTTATTGGACAAATCAAGGGCTATaactaacaagagctgtcacagagacaacGCGCTCGaatattccgccgcttttcagtgtaaggattgaaaatttTTGGCCatacatgcatggatcactgttagattagatttcaatgcaattcatgatgtgctgagatagtaacataaatgtggttacatgcaaaatttcaaccagattttttaagtctaatgataaagggcaattatttgcaaaatacagttatatatcttggttattcaattacgttgagtggttgaataccattctataaagtaTCAAAtcaatacatcgagtagttgcttagaaattaacctatgtgtgcttacacgcaaaaccttaaccagaatttctaagtcgaataataaagggcaattatttgcattaaatgcaaagtagattatctaacttggttaataaattaggttggatggttgagtgttattgtatcaagtctcaatgcaataccacaagtagttgcagagatattaacctatgtgtgctttcacgcaaaaccttaacaagaatttctaagtcgaataataaaggcctattattggcattaaatgcaaagtagagttatctaacttggttaattaagtaggttggatggttgagtaccattgtatcaagtctcaatgcaatacctcaactagttgctgagatattaacctatgtgtacttgcacgcaaaaccttaaccagaatttctaagtcgaataatattaaataaaggcctataatttgcattaaatgcaaactagagttatctaacttggtttatttagtaggttggatggttcaGTActattgtatcaagtctcaatgcaatagcttaagtagttgctgaaatattaacctatgtgtgcttgcacgcaaaaccttaaccagaatttataagtcaaataataaaggcctattattggcattaaatgcaaagtagagttatcaaacttggttaattaagtaggttggatggttgagtaccattgtataaagtctcaatgcaatacctcaagttgttgctgagatattaacctatgtgtgattgcacgcaaaaccttaaccaaggggtgacggcgacgccgacgcttgggtgagtagaaTAGCTCTCCATATTTTTCGAAAAGCTAAAAATGCTTGTTTAATGTGAAAATTTACATGTAGAACATTCAAAATTTTGGTACGAGATTGagatttgaaacaaaaacacaaagtttaaatctgtaaattaagttttatttgaggtaaattaagttttatttgagaaaataatttgtatgttaGCACTTGCATATAAAGTAACACATTATCatggaaaaacatattttaaattacatgcTTATAAATCCAGGTCATCAATTCATTGTTATCTATtgttatgtaacatgtttatatgtttgttaatcATGTGGTAAAATAGCTCAGTGTTTTTTCACCTATCATACTTGTATCTGGTACtaaaaacaagaggcacatcagtgcctgtgctccactggccaaaaggttcaagcaaagaccacctaacgaacattttcgtcaagtttcatagaaatacaatcatcaatttttgaggagaagttatttaaaaaaaatttttactttaatagctctggctgccatgttgtgcagtggaccgaaatgatttgggcaatttgagtaaaggaccaccaaacaaacatttctgtcaagttttatcgaaaaaaggtcatcggtttcgacgacaagtcgtataaagttttttttattttttagctctggcagccatggtgtgcagtggactggaaccatttaacaaattttggttaatgaccacccaaggaacatttctgtcaagtttcatcaaaatctgatcatcggtttctgaggagaagtggtgtaaaggtttttcctatttttagctccggctgccatgttgtgcagcagaccagaactgtttgggctattttggttaaggactacccaagtaacatttctgtcaagtttcattgcaatacgatcatcggtttctgatgagaagtcgtttaaaggtttttctatttttacctctgggggccatcttgtaaagtggaccgaaaccattgaagcaaatttgataaaggaccatccaaggaacatttctgttaagtttcatcaaaatctgatcatcggtttctgagaagatgttctttaaaggtttttctatttttttgccctggcagccatgttgtgcagcggaccggaaccatttgagcaattttggttaaggaccacccaaggaacaattctgtcaagtttcatcaaaatctgcctatccgtttcagaggagatgtcgtttaaagattttgctatttttagctgtggcggccatattgtgcaatggaccagaaccatttgagcaattttaataaaggaccacccaaggaacattactgtcaagtttcatcaaaatctgccgaaccgtttcagaggagatgtcgtttaaagattttgctatttttagctctggcggccatattgtgcaatggaccggaaccatttgagcaattttggtaaaggaccaccaaaggaacattcctgtgaagttttgtcaaaatccgcttatcagtttcagaggagatgtcgttaaaagtaaaagtttacgcacgcacgcactcaccacggacaatctgtgacgacataagctccatggccttcggccagtggagctaaaaactgCACCTAGGTATTTCTTATGCATGCCGCTTCTCCTAAATTAGATCCATTtgaatatgaagtttaaagtaAATACCACTAAGACATTTCatgttatgctccagacaaaatATCAGTATCAAGATTAAGTGTGAGAATTAAAAAAACTGCAGCCAGAATCCAGGTTCCTGTGCACGGCACTTCCCCTTAATGAGATCTTTCTGTTTATGAAATATGAAGTCAATTCCTCAATTGTTATGCTTCGGACAAGATTGCCTAGATGCACACACTACCATTACTTTATCCCCTTGACCTTTTCAATGGGAGATAGTAAGGGTGATCAACATATTCTTATTAATGCAAACTTTTCAGTAATGATCCAATATTTAGTCAAACTACTTTAAATTCCTGTAAGGCATTTTCATTACGATGGTAAGCATGGAGTCCATATAAAAAGCCGCTTGAaagtctttgacaattttgttcTGGCAACTCtgctagtccaaataattgtacgttgacggatttttttttagatttttgatatggcaaatccttcacgtacaaattgtttagtatcaaaagtgggtagttgttccgatcaggattccgggttaaagcatatagcgtctataaaataacataaaaacaagaaatattaccagataatgttattttatattagttccgtacacaaaaattaaatatccaacttataataatgagtttgacggcctttcttcatttcattctgtcaaaacataacgatatatacatgaagggcacctgcaaggctttagggcagttttaaatcgctcggaacattccGACCattggccgagttgttacgattatataacgaggtctatctcgaagctttgtcggaggaggccgagttattacgattgtatcgagttgttccccttcgcataattgttgtctttgtcagtcaactttcgttttataggaaaggtaaacaacttgttttaatgcactaaatgcttgttcagtgcaaaataacatttcacttacatggtaaaatatgaatataactctttatgatcaatttcaaacataaaatacttcacttaaaacaatttcaatattttttaaacacccccgtttttttgcacattcccgtttagacgttagggattggaagaatcccgtataacacgtctattattttagactagcaACTCTGCTGGTCCATATTCCATTtcttgttttcctagccaagaatgacagatccctgCCGTAAGTTTATAGAGGGGAGAGATATCAGGCACCTGCTAGGTATTTCAAAAACGGcaatgctttgttgacagattaGTCTGAATTTTTGTGTAATAAGGTAttggctcaaatatttatttgtaacttttgtgtttttgtttaacaatacagtgttaaatactgtggagttacagttggagtatatattttacattggtatgaatcagacaaattgtggcgtttagggaacaaaatgaaaatccaaatgttaaaaaagttccccaaacatgcattattgtggctaggaACCATTTAGCCATGTTTTCGCAGCAATGAACCATTTCGAGCAAAGCTGCCATCGGAAGCACAACTTATATCTAAAAAATATCTAAACCTACTGTCGGTCACCACCTGCTGGCAGGTTTCATTGTTGGTTAACCTGTAAACTTGGTAGTTAAAATGAGAGATCATCACGTTCACtgattaatattaaatttgtttCGAAAACAGGCGATCTTTGCTAGGGGTCATTTATAGACATAACATAGACAAACGTCTGACTTACATATTTATCTAGTATGGAGGTTAGTTTTCTTCTACACTAAACATTTTgactttgttttctttcttcGACTTGGCGGGAggaattgaaaataaacttcCGGTTTGCCATCATTCGTAACCTGCGGCTTCGTACTGAAGTTAAAGATTACATTATACTAAGTTATGTGCGTAATTCTCATCCTCGACATAATTTGGGAATTGTATTATTGGTCATCAGATTTATATTTAGTGTTTATACACGTGAATGCAAGAGTAAAGGAGGCTATTATACCAAATTCATAATTGATTTGGAAGTTACAGAAAGAAAATACTTATCCGGACTTCAGGTTTAGGCCATTCACCCTGATTTGTTGAAACACTAAATTTATATACGTTGATTTAAAAACTCCCATATAAGATTCAACAcgattaatataattgttttaatatgcgagaaagatgaatacatgtcgaacacaatggtttttattaaagatataatcttattatcagtaattaatattttccattatttagtaagaagttaaaggtttatcagtcaaaattgatgtttgttatacatgtgtatgtattgattttaaataagagtgtcactttaaacagaTAGCGTGATTCCATGACAAGAATCAAGACGCATGCTGGTCACCACATTGTTATCACTTTGCGTCAACTCATGAATTTAAAGACGGGGAGAAAAATTACTAGCTTAGACTTTTAACCCAAATCCTTGCgatgataaatgaaatattgctTAAACAAAGTCAATAATTAAATTGCCCTTGTAGAAAAGCCAGAAAgacgacagacagacagagagacCGTGAGACAGAAGTTTACTTGACTCGGTCAGTAACTGGTGGTTCCTACAACGTCTGTGAGGTTAAGAAACATTGAAATGGTATGCCTGAAGAAAATCCTGGGGAGTCATTTGTTTTCGGGCAAATCGTAAACATGTCAATTTCCTCCCTTTCTGCCTGTTGTGAGATAGCTCTCATCAAAATGCTAAAGATTACCGTAGTCCAGAACAGCAGCGTCATTGGGAAATATTTAGATAATCAATCGCTTAAAAATCAAATTCAcatcaaacattttcatataagTCTCTTGAGTCTTCATTTGGGTATCTGGAATTAGAACACACCTTTAGGTTTATATATCGAACTGagatattcaaaacattataaacacattGATCGCGCTCCGTGGTAAATACAAatccctttacaaatataaatccaTATATCCGCGCTTTATCAATCGgactgtatatttttttaaactatctgATTTAAAATTGTCGGCGTTGAATGATCGAAATAATAAGATAATGTGAATACCTTAAGCTGatgaattgtttgaaattgGGATTGATATAAGTATCAAATAACAATGAATGTGTCAGATATTAATACAAAAGTCAGTGGTCGAGTCGACAGCGCATTACCACCAATAGACGGTCAATATTCCGCGAACAATTTAAGACAAAACAGGATATGTGGAATTAATGCGTTTTCTTCATCGAACATGGTGAGCCAAAATAACCGGGGCACCAGCTCCAAAAGCTTGATATATCGGAGCATCCCGCCCAAGCCTCATACTTTCACACTCTCAGACATGATTGGGGAATCGCTCCCGCAACAGAAAGGAGTGACCAGCAAGAAACTGGGCATGTCAGGCAGCTCGTCGTCGGAATTCGCTAAACGATTTCTATCGCGACCGATGGCGCAACCCAAAGTAGTGGAATTTAATGTAGGAAAAATGAGTGTGCATAAACGCCGACGAGGAATAAATGGATTTTTCCCGCCTGTGAAATTAAGGATGGCTTCGTCGGCAACCATGGCAAAGTCCCCCACCCATAGCGCTGTATCGTCGGAGATAGGACAATATGTGCACCAACAACTGCATGGCGTAGGCATTTTTGCTTGTTATttattagtgaaaataatttcatttttatattttcttattattgaTTTTCCTAAAGATAATCCAATTTGTTTGTATCTTTTTACAGGAGACATATTCTGATTTCCTTGGTTGTGTAATGTTACGCTGCATGTGTTTAAAGTACAATGAACCTTTCCCTTCTTTTCCGTTAACGTGGATACTATCTTAGTGGCGAGAGCCTTGTTAAAGTCAACAACGTCGTTAATGGCATCGCTGTTAGCTTTAtaagatgttttatttcatgatgtcctgatatatcaaaataaaacatgtacagttGTCTCAATTGTGAGTACCACAGATCACAAGTGTGTGCCTGGAACTTCGAGGGTAGTGAAGATTAAGCgttaacaacaatgacgttAAATACGTTGTGAACAGGCCACCCATCGCTAAAATACTGTTGTATATAACACTTCCATTGGTAAAAGATCGCATAAAACACAAACTGAAAGACATGGAATGGGTGCCATAATTTTGTACGGATTTGAAACATCCTACTAACCTTCTTGTAGGTACTATATGTCAGacgtatttttatttatttacgaaCCAAGTTGTTCTAaccatatttgttgtttgtatggTTATTgttaatgcatgtacatgtcaTTGGAATTAACTATTTACACCTATAGTAAAACTGAAGTATAGTCTAGTACATAATGTTCAAATCTATAGTAATCCCTCGAATCATGGCCTTGCGCCTGCTTGTAAATTGGATTTGATTGTATAAAACAGATCAGGTAATcggataaaatataaatacacctTGAATAACACAATACAATTTAAGTTATGAAAACTGCTGAATTATTGATTCCACTCAAGGGATGCCTAAGTTAACATGATAcatattgtatgtatgtgtgtgtgcgtgcgtccGTGATTGCGTCcgtgcgcgcgcgtgtgtgcgtgtgctgGACAAATacgtattaaaattaaataacataacataagttTTATAAGCAATATTGTTGTGACAAGATCATAGCCATACAAAGATAACATACAATTAAATACAGTGGTACAAGTACACAAGAACACAAACTTTTGCACGGAAGAagagtaaacatttaatttccatttctgttgcaaaatgaaaaatataacaactttgataaatttagtaGCGATAATTTTGGCGATTTCGTAATCGTAaggttttaaatattaaatagttaTTGATTTACAATAACGCTAATATTGATTGTCTCGTGTCTGTATTATGAGCCTTTCGAACATATCTTAATGCCATGTCTGGTATTATATCATCTCGATGCATTGTTCGTTCCGGTGTATACGCTGTACACGAACAAAAGACTATTGAACAAGatgtaattaaatttaattggtCTTTTGTGGCGATCGTATGATGATATACTATTTACTGCGAGTGTGGGTCTTATATCTGTAGctgttaaacaaaaacaatgaaattaccTTAGATTGACAAGTCTGATAAACCTCTGTTATACCAGTATAATGTATCATagaacagaaataaaaaagtaagtcgTATACCACCAATTTAAGTGACACGAGCATGTTGGCGACAACGCTTTCAAGATGTGTTAAATATAgtgattttctttattttcacaatCCATCTCTTTTCACATCATACTTAACAGAATCAAATGGGTACTGTTTATGCTGTTATTTAGGAGATATCAAAGACGAATTCCattacatatgtatttgtttatgctTTGTTGATCTTATCatgtttgaatatatgttaaacGGTATCGGTTCACTCATTCATCAGTGTACAAGTTCAAATTCAACGGAACTTAATTGACGagaaattataaaattgtattagCTTCAACTAACTTATCATATTGTACGGaggaattaaaatgaaaaaagaaacgcacacaaaaaaaactgtCATATACTTCGTATATCGAAgcataaaattaacaaatttaacagCCTTACTTACTCTTGTCGGAATAATGAGGTATTTtctgtaatacatgtattttaaatgtttaataaagaCAAGAAGCACGTGTATAGAAACTCCTTATGACGGACTTAGTATTATCAAGCTCAATTAAgtacttttaaatgataattgaCATTGATGTACAGTTTTCGAATAATATTGGTTTATGCTAGCTGACTGTAAAACATTGTTTGCCTTCCATTATTCTACCACAGTTATTtgtatatcaacatttttatctCGTTCACATGATTTCAAAATACGGAAGACAAgacaaacattgaacaatgCGAGAAAAGAGCAAATGACAATATTAGTGGATTCTCTAAATAATGTTAATGGGGGTTCGCAATAGGTTATTTAAgtaataaacatgttaacattgaCATGTATTGATCTCTGAATTGATATACGAGTTTATCTTCTGGGCCACGGGATTTCAAATTGTCAATAGTTTTTACaagataatttaaatatcaCGACGTATCCTAATCACATCCTTATCCAAGTGTATAGCCATAGTCAGTCGATGTAGGAATATAATGGCACGAAGGGTTCTAACTTTGTTATTATGATtcaaaaaaacagaaattaaaaagAAACGCACAAAAACAAACTTTCCAAATCCGGTGTAAATAGTACCAGGTCGACAttgtgcgtttttttttaattgatcatAATTAATTACAGCTCTACTCAACAATCTGATAGGTGTACTTGTTTGCTTGAAAGCTTAGACGAAAAAATGCACAATCATGCGAATTAAAGAAATTGATTGCTTTTTGAcgatgaaataatgaaaaccGAAAAACGTGGCAGGCGTCTTGTCTGTTCGATTAACAGTTCAAGGGCACAACTCAATAAGTAATTTAGACTTTGTGATGCGTTTGGTAATTGTAcgataaaaatgatatacaacAACAAGAACGACACTTTGGGAAAAGATGAGCTTAAAATCTTCACGTTAATTGATCCGCTCTCGCATCAGGAATGTCTTTTCACACATGAAATTTAAGTTTCATATTCTGTAATTCCAGCCGACAGTTCACGCCATGTCAGCACCTCTGATGCCGACAGGATCGAACACGGCGACAACGACGACAAACGGCACAATGCAACTAGCGCCGACATCATTTTCCGAAGTCCGCCCAAAGTCTGCGTCACGTTCTATCTCGCGAGCGTCTCGCACGTCACGTCACTCCGTCCGGAAAACGCCGGAGTCGGTTCGGACGGCGCCGCCACTGGATACTGGCATTGTTTACCCAGAAACTTTCGAATTTGAGGATATAAACCACCTGCCTAATCAGAAAACGCAGGTTTTACCTCCAAGGAACTTACCCTGGGTGTTTAGGTACAAAGTGAAGAGAAATATGAACGAACTATCAAAGATCATGGCAAATAAAAACCCTCAACTCGTAGATGTTTGAAGAGatttcagaaacaaattatttcgaTATATTAATCTGAGGGTGTCAAAGTCAGCATTGAATTTGGATTTGTTATGTTTGATTGCACACGTGGACTTTGTGCCGTTTTAAAAGAACGCAGTGCAAACattaatgaactatttatttgcACATTCAGTCTGCGTGTGGACGCAGATTGTGATTACTTGTGAATATATTAAAGTCTCATTTATTCATATTAGTGTGATTGTGCAGCATTTGTTACAAGTACATTCCCACATACCGGTATTGTGTAAATGTGATTACTCG
Above is a genomic segment from Mya arenaria isolate MELC-2E11 chromosome 2, ASM2691426v1 containing:
- the LOC128202928 gene encoding uncharacterized protein LOC128202928; the encoded protein is MNVSDINTKVSGRVDSALPPIDGQYSANNLRQNRICGINAFSSSNMVSQNNRGTSSKSLIYRSIPPKPHTFTLSDMIGESLPQQKGVTSKKLGMSGSSSSEFAKRFLSRPMAQPKVVEFNVGKMSVHKRRRGINGFFPPVKLRMASSATMAKSPTHSAVSSEIGQYVHQQLHGPTVHAMSAPLMPTGSNTATTTTNGTMQLAPTSFSEVRPKSASRSISRASRTSRHSVRKTPESVRTAPPLDTGIVYPETFEFEDINHLPNQKTQVLPPRNLPWVFRYKVKRNMNELSKIMANKNPQLVDV